Proteins encoded within one genomic window of Triticum aestivum cultivar Chinese Spring chromosome 2D, IWGSC CS RefSeq v2.1, whole genome shotgun sequence:
- the LOC123055703 gene encoding aspartic proteinase nepenthesin-1-like, giving the protein MAPLQALSLLLLASLASSAASGYRSTLTHIDSKLGFTKAQLMRRAVHRSRLRAASMLPGYSTTLSSSNAGPRLRSGQAEYLMELAIGTPPVPFVALADTGSDLTWTQCQPCKLCFPQDTPVYDPTTSSSFSPVPCSSATCLSIWSRNCTPTALCRYRYGYEDGAYSAGGLGTETITFGSSAPGEAPAASAGGVAFGCGTDNGGDSYNSTGTVGLGRGSLSLVAQLGVGKFSYCLTDFFNTSLGSPVLFGSLAELAASGGAAVQSTPLVQNPQGRSWYYVSLEGISLGDALLPIPNQTFALQADGTGGMIVDSGTIFTVLVESAFRVVANHVAELLGQPAINATSLDNPCFPAPAGERQLPAMPDMVLHFAGGADMTLHRDNYMSFDEEDSSFCLNIGGTTWTSILGNFQQQNIQMLFDITVGQMSFVPTDCSKL; this is encoded by the coding sequence ATGGCTCCTTTACAAGCTCTGAGCTTGCTCCTACTTGCCTCACTGGCCAGCTCGGCGGCGTCCGGCTACCGCTCCACGCTCACCCACATTGACTCCAAACTCGGCTTCACCAAGGCACAGCTGATGCGCCGAGCCGTGCACAGAAGCCGCCTCCGAGCGGCCTCGATGCTACCAGGCTATTCCACAACGCTTTCCAGCTCGAACGCCGGGCCAAGGCTCCGCTCGGGCCAGGCCGAGTACCTTATGGAGCTCGCCATCGGGACGCCGCCGGTGCCGTTCGTCGCCCTCGCCGACACCGGCAGCGACCTCACATGGACGCAGTGCCAGCCGTGCAAGCTCTGCTTCCCGCAGGACACGCCCGTCTACGACCCGACCACCTCCTCCAGCTTCTCCCCCGTGCCCTGCTCCAGCGCTACGTGCCTGTCCATATGGAGCCGCAACTGCACCCCTACCGCGCTCTGCAGGTACCGCTATGGGTACGAGGACGGCGCCTACTCGGCAGGTGGCTTGGGTACGGAGACGATCACGTTCGGCTCTAGCGCGCCCGGCGAAGCAccggccgcctccgccggaggcgtGGCGTTCGGCTGCGGCACGGACAACGGGGGCGACTCGTACAACTCCACCGGGACGGTTGGCCTGGGCCGTGGGAGCCTGTCCCTCGTGGCGCAGCTAGGGGTCGGCAAGTTCAGCTACTGCCTCACCGACTTCTTCAACACCAGTCTCGGCAGCCCAGTCTTGTTCGGCTCCCTCGCGGAGCTGGCTGCCAGTGGTGGCGCCGCCGTGCAGTCGACGCCACTTGTGCAGAACCCGCAGGGTCGGTCGTGGTACTACGTCTCCCTCGAGGGCATATCGCTCGGTGACGCTCTCCTGCCGATCCCGAATCAAACATTCGCGCTGCAGGCCGACGGCACCGGCGGGATGATCGTGGACTCCGGCACCATCTTCACGGTCCTCGTGGAAAGTGCTTTTAGGGTGGTCGCCAACCACGTCGCCGAGCTGCTCGGCCAGCCAGCGATCAACGCCACGAGCCTGGACAACCCTTGCTTCCCGGCTCCTGCCGGTGAGCGGCAGCTCCCGGCCATGCCGGACATGGTGCTGCACTTCGCCGGCGGTGCGGATATGACGCTGCATAGGGACAACTACATGTCCTTCGACGAAGAGGACTCGTCGTTCTGCTTGAACATTGGTGGGACGACGTGGACTTCGATTCTCGGCAATTTCCAGCAGCAGAATATACAGATGCTGTTTGACATCACCGTAGGGCAAATGTCATTTGTCCCCACCGACTGTAGTAAACTCTGA